One segment of Laspinema palackyanum D2c DNA contains the following:
- a CDS encoding helix-turn-helix domain-containing protein codes for MKGANPRGSIYRDPNMKVNQDILTRYLHRLRNQPEWLSLNEVAESLGIDRAASRRYTKMAMEWGLLERQQLENQPTQVKATEKLVGLSPSEVRSVVQENTSPEFSL; via the coding sequence ATGAAGGGTGCAAATCCCCGAGGCAGTATTTATCGTGACCCCAACATGAAAGTCAATCAGGATATTCTCACGCGCTATTTACATCGACTCCGCAATCAACCGGAATGGTTAAGTTTAAACGAGGTGGCAGAGTCCCTAGGAATCGATCGCGCGGCGTCTCGGCGCTATACGAAGATGGCGATGGAGTGGGGACTGCTAGAACGTCAACAATTGGAAAATCAACCCACCCAAGTTAAAGCAACGGAAAAACTCGTGGGACTCTCTCCGAGTGAAGTGCGATCGGTGGTCCAGGAAAATACTTCCCCGGAATTTTCCCTTTGA